A portion of the Bifidobacterium sp. ESL0800 genome contains these proteins:
- the crgA gene encoding cell division protein CrgA encodes MADEELDKGTDAAATQDEAQKAWDEPGTQTDDDAVAETGTADEKEGAAKGQEGADDASSKDASSASDESGVSDDSDTSDTSDGDDDDDDDLDLPMDKIEELLSATSADKKSMTPQMRRVAQRQAENSKRVEETIKGTKANPGWFVPLFCFLMILGLAWAVVYYLTSKYPIPGIGAWNLLIAFVIVMVGFIMTMWWR; translated from the coding sequence ATGGCTGACGAAGAGCTGGACAAGGGCACCGATGCCGCCGCTACGCAGGATGAGGCACAGAAGGCATGGGACGAACCCGGAACGCAGACCGATGACGACGCTGTCGCCGAAACGGGCACGGCCGACGAAAAGGAAGGCGCTGCAAAGGGCCAAGAAGGTGCCGACGACGCTTCCAGCAAGGATGCGTCCAGTGCCTCCGACGAGTCCGGCGTCTCTGACGATTCCGATACTTCCGATACTTCCGACGGCGATGACGACGATGACGACGACCTCGACCTGCCGATGGACAAGATCGAGGAGTTGCTGAGCGCCACAAGCGCCGACAAGAAGTCGATGACCCCGCAGATGCGCCGCGTCGCCCAGCGTCAGGCGGAAAACAGCAAGCGCGTCGAGGAGACGATCAAAGGCACCAAGGCGAACCCGGGTTGGTTCGTCCCGCTCTTCTGCTTCCTGATGATTCTCGGTCTCGCGTGGGCCGTGGTGTATTACCTCACCAGCAAATACCCGATCCCCGGCATCGGCGCATGGAATCTGCTGATCGCCTTTGTGATCGTGATGGTCGGTTTCATCATGACGATGTGGTGGCGGTAA
- a CDS encoding BspA family leucine-rich repeat surface protein — protein sequence MKRIAKVLAGVVALCMLASPGMADASTAPAEAPSSAQTGTATNGKNNASSVAAPNSNNSQGQSAPSTSKVPVAKPTLPAKSGKNDDSASSTSAAQGADTENAGVAPKDNNTAQKQVAPQDDPPSNPVPCTPKNYPDDWGLHWNLDASCTLHITGVGRLAHFIQGNWSSVKDNVVKISVDTMDASPSHLPEGDTISGLQLFANMPNLTTIEGLNKLDFSNATSMYKMFFNDPKLESVDLTGVHTPKLRDMQEMFAGPGTKKIDENGHQTEKSDYALSSVTFGPDFDTSNVRNMSWMFVNCENLTTLDLSMFDTHNVTTMESMFDTDNVDYGSNDSSMHYYAYKGKLKSIKFGPKFDTSKVTNMSQMFKSDNQLESLDVSHFNTGSVTDMSMMFQGVSKPTVIDVSGFDTSKCTDMEYMFNNDFNVLELDVGGFDMSNVTNTAGMFQNCKSVTILSVSEFNTAEDTDMSYMFNGCRSLLTLNVSGFNTAKCTNMEWMFENDVNLTALDVSHFNTSLVHNMEGMFYNCQSVQNLDVSGFDTSGVIVMDRMFYHNNEVPELDVSHFKTKQVGSVASGDKTCTKKWTGGYDSDGAPVYTYTCNTTMNYMFTYCYNLAHVNAGSFDTSNITGMKDMFSSDGALESLNLGGFDTSKVKDMSGMFSRINIGLKVIVLSQNMRVPANANNDIYDDMLTGLDYVPNWIQVDPVGIATESWPWKQMVGGEGLGDTSGNAKRNQPTTYVHDGWVALKFEPNNPANTTDPESMAGVTGAMDVYAGRPGATLIEMPVNHYTIAGRRFVHWNTKADDSGSTYKVGDSYTVPSSTQVNTTIRFYAHWYKLQAQPEVTKVEQVGHAVNGAIPTDGSAKVNVTVKYTAPEAANTAATLNIYAKPGRNSFLTEADVLKFPIISKTGAGIPGGTAGDEVTNTFSVNASDIKFINNYPDFNWTFTVIENLTGVDGEQSDWKAYYGEGSHLDFAPPVIQPDAPQYYRVTGKSTDAMTGMLDDNKTGLTAPTSSDGWDTSVSGNPAAPAFPHHEKAGNSMTFSWDEEPGGVPATASSDPLNGKWSVHMDDITQLTEPVGIRATDSLGNQSYATTVQLVFTPVIDKVTSPTTVKGELPQGSVMKVKLSHLAPAGDTWNKLDLGFRPLRNSLPDKPSDPTDMGTPFISFSRGLCNTSADAGCGDTTVAETGDEATAVVDVPVDATHLFTQYPSLEWTIEARAEVGATSSGVAKMHQLLDMEPPSIDPAKNTFNTSEKVTGQLWNSTRTADETPTWTLGGTPPVNPARGDELGAKLQVTWPDGTTANSDDNPDVVSVDGNGHFSLTVPNGMKGGTAQLLATDTASNESYECGVELKAPYQLLSALPLTGSGSVRTRIVLGALALAVLFVGIYETRVRLVKRRRWNQVMR from the coding sequence ATGAAGAGAATAGCAAAGGTGTTAGCGGGTGTGGTCGCCCTGTGTATGCTGGCCTCCCCAGGTATGGCGGACGCGTCGACCGCTCCGGCGGAAGCACCGTCCTCGGCTCAAACTGGTACTGCGACAAACGGAAAGAACAATGCGTCCAGCGTCGCCGCGCCGAACTCCAACAATTCTCAAGGACAGTCCGCGCCTTCAACGAGCAAGGTGCCGGTAGCCAAGCCGACATTGCCGGCCAAGTCGGGTAAAAACGATGATTCCGCATCATCTACGTCTGCCGCGCAAGGTGCTGATACAGAGAATGCAGGTGTCGCACCAAAAGATAACAACACTGCGCAAAAGCAGGTTGCGCCACAGGACGATCCGCCATCTAATCCTGTACCTTGCACGCCGAAGAACTACCCCGATGACTGGGGGCTCCACTGGAACCTTGATGCCTCATGTACGCTACATATCACTGGCGTCGGAAGACTTGCGCATTTCATTCAGGGTAATTGGTCTTCTGTCAAGGATAACGTCGTCAAAATCAGCGTAGACACCATGGATGCTTCTCCTTCTCATTTGCCTGAAGGAGATACCATAAGTGGATTGCAGCTATTTGCCAATATGCCGAATCTCACCACCATTGAAGGACTCAACAAACTTGATTTCAGCAATGCTACGAGTATGTACAAGATGTTTTTCAATGACCCGAAGCTCGAAAGCGTGGATCTGACCGGCGTGCACACGCCGAAACTTAGAGATATGCAGGAGATGTTCGCCGGCCCTGGAACCAAAAAGATAGACGAAAATGGTCATCAGACTGAGAAGAGCGATTATGCTTTAAGCAGCGTGACCTTCGGTCCTGATTTCGATACTTCCAACGTCAGAAACATGAGCTGGATGTTCGTAAATTGTGAGAATCTGACTACTCTAGACCTGAGCATGTTCGATACGCACAACGTCACCACGATGGAATCCATGTTCGACACCGACAACGTCGATTATGGCAGTAATGATTCCTCGATGCACTATTACGCATATAAAGGTAAGCTCAAAAGCATCAAGTTCGGCCCGAAATTCGATACTTCAAAGGTCACCAATATGAGCCAGATGTTCAAGAGTGACAATCAGTTGGAAAGTCTTGACGTCAGTCACTTCAACACCGGCAGCGTCACCGATATGTCCATGATGTTCCAAGGTGTATCCAAGCCGACCGTCATCGACGTCAGCGGATTCGACACCAGCAAGTGCACCGACATGGAATATATGTTTAATAATGACTTCAACGTATTGGAACTCGATGTCGGCGGGTTTGACATGAGCAACGTCACCAACACTGCGGGCATGTTTCAGAATTGCAAATCGGTGACTATCTTGTCCGTCAGCGAATTCAATACTGCCGAAGACACCGACATGTCCTATATGTTCAACGGCTGTAGGAGTTTGCTCACGCTGAACGTCAGCGGGTTCAATACCGCCAAGTGCACGAACATGGAATGGATGTTTGAAAACGATGTGAACCTCACCGCCTTGGATGTCAGTCATTTCAACACCTCGTTGGTGCACAACATGGAAGGCATGTTCTACAATTGTCAGTCAGTGCAAAATTTGGACGTCTCAGGATTCGACACCAGCGGTGTCATCGTGATGGACAGGATGTTCTACCACAACAACGAGGTTCCAGAGCTTGATGTTTCGCACTTCAAAACCAAGCAGGTCGGATCTGTTGCCAGTGGCGATAAGACATGCACGAAAAAGTGGACCGGTGGCTATGATAGTGACGGCGCGCCTGTTTATACGTATACATGCAACACCACGATGAACTACATGTTCACCTATTGTTATAATCTCGCGCATGTCAACGCAGGCAGTTTCGATACCTCGAATATCACTGGTATGAAGGATATGTTCAGTTCGGACGGTGCGCTGGAAAGCCTCAACTTGGGTGGCTTCGACACTTCGAAGGTTAAGGACATGAGCGGTATGTTTTCCCGCATCAACATAGGCCTCAAGGTCATCGTGCTCAGCCAGAATATGCGCGTGCCGGCCAACGCTAACAACGACATATACGACGACATGCTCACTGGACTTGACTATGTCCCCAACTGGATACAGGTCGATCCGGTTGGCATTGCCACTGAGAGCTGGCCGTGGAAACAGATGGTCGGTGGCGAGGGCTTGGGTGACACGTCCGGCAATGCGAAGCGCAATCAGCCTACCACCTACGTACACGACGGCTGGGTGGCTTTGAAGTTCGAGCCCAACAATCCGGCGAACACTACTGATCCCGAGAGCATGGCTGGGGTCACCGGCGCGATGGACGTCTACGCGGGTAGGCCTGGCGCCACTCTGATTGAGATGCCGGTCAACCACTACACTATCGCCGGCCGTCGCTTCGTGCATTGGAACACCAAGGCGGACGACTCCGGCAGCACCTACAAGGTTGGTGACTCCTACACCGTTCCATCCTCCACTCAAGTGAACACGACGATACGGTTCTACGCTCACTGGTACAAGCTGCAGGCTCAGCCGGAGGTCACCAAGGTGGAGCAGGTGGGTCATGCGGTCAACGGTGCGATACCCACCGACGGCAGCGCCAAGGTTAACGTTACCGTCAAATACACTGCGCCGGAAGCAGCGAACACTGCTGCCACGCTGAATATCTATGCCAAGCCAGGCCGCAACAGCTTCCTCACGGAAGCCGACGTCCTGAAGTTCCCCATCATCTCCAAGACAGGTGCCGGTATACCAGGCGGTACGGCGGGCGATGAGGTGACTAACACCTTCTCTGTGAATGCGTCGGACATCAAGTTCATCAACAACTACCCGGACTTCAACTGGACATTCACCGTCATCGAGAACCTCACGGGTGTCGACGGCGAACAATCCGACTGGAAGGCCTACTACGGCGAGGGCTCGCACCTCGATTTCGCCCCGCCCGTCATCCAGCCTGATGCTCCTCAGTACTACCGCGTGACCGGTAAGAGCACCGACGCCATGACCGGCATGCTGGACGACAACAAGACCGGACTTACGGCCCCCACCTCCTCGGACGGCTGGGACACCAGCGTTTCCGGCAATCCGGCGGCTCCGGCGTTCCCGCACCACGAGAAGGCCGGCAACTCCATGACCTTCAGTTGGGATGAAGAACCTGGCGGTGTGCCAGCGACGGCATCCTCCGACCCGCTCAACGGCAAGTGGAGCGTGCATATGGATGACATCACACAACTTACTGAACCCGTCGGCATCCGTGCCACTGATAGTCTCGGCAATCAGTCTTACGCGACGACGGTGCAACTCGTGTTCACGCCAGTTATCGATAAGGTGACCAGCCCCACCACAGTCAAGGGCGAACTGCCGCAAGGGTCGGTGATGAAGGTCAAGCTTTCGCATCTGGCGCCAGCGGGAGATACGTGGAATAAGCTCGACCTCGGTTTCCGTCCGCTGCGCAACAGCCTGCCCGACAAACCCAGCGATCCGACCGACATGGGTACGCCGTTCATCAGCTTCAGCAGAGGACTGTGCAACACATCCGCCGACGCTGGTTGCGGCGATACCACCGTGGCCGAGACCGGTGACGAAGCGACCGCTGTGGTCGATGTGCCCGTCGATGCCACGCACCTCTTCACGCAATATCCGAGCCTGGAATGGACCATCGAGGCCAGGGCTGAAGTCGGTGCCACGTCGAGTGGCGTCGCCAAGATGCATCAGCTGCTTGATATGGAGCCTCCGAGTATCGACCCAGCGAAGAACACCTTCAACACCAGTGAGAAGGTCACCGGCCAGCTGTGGAACTCCACGCGAACGGCCGATGAGACCCCTACTTGGACGCTCGGTGGCACGCCTCCGGTCAACCCGGCGCGAGGCGACGAACTCGGCGCCAAGCTCCAGGTTACCTGGCCCGATGGCACCACCGCGAACTCGGATGACAACCCCGATGTGGTGAGTGTGGACGGCAACGGACACTTCTCGCTGACTGTACCCAACGGCATGAAAGGCGGCACTGCGCAGCTCCTTGCCACCGACACCGCGAGCAACGAATCCTATGAGTGTGGTGTTGAGCTCAAGGCGCCGTATCAGTTGCTCAGTGCACTGCCGTTGACCGGTTCCGGCTCGGTGAGGACGCGTATCGTGCTCGGTGCTCTCGCACTCGCCGTTCTGTTCGTCGGCATCTACGAAACCCGCGTTCGTCTTGTCAAGCGTCGTCGGTGGAATCAGGTGATGCGCTGA
- a CDS encoding class C sortase — translation MIIEAIHDFFVLLTVALILWAPINWGVNAQREAQTAIRSAQEVAKWPQGKVVNEYHDVQAYNRKIAASGQYELGEVSDPFSKHSSGDDGTGSKKDAKYQSLLDTGNGVMGSIRVPKVSIHLPIYHGTSEDTLASGVGHLYGTSLPVGGKSTNSVLTGHRGLANAMLFTRLDQVRIGDSFYITTLGRTMGYRVVAINVVNPKDTHLYKVVPGQDLVTLMTCTPYGVNTQRLVITGKRGKIPQQVPDIDDWKDAVLMGAIVAAVVLFLGLLLILRRNYRVLLPMPLHYEGTPAYKPIPLIRVLDSRGLPPLGALPAHMLRSKYRRYRRRH, via the coding sequence ATGATCATCGAGGCGATTCACGATTTCTTCGTGCTGCTCACCGTGGCGCTGATCTTGTGGGCGCCGATCAACTGGGGGGTCAACGCCCAGCGCGAGGCACAGACGGCTATTCGCTCTGCACAGGAGGTCGCGAAATGGCCGCAGGGCAAAGTCGTCAACGAGTACCATGACGTACAGGCGTATAACCGCAAAATCGCGGCTTCCGGCCAATACGAACTTGGTGAGGTATCCGATCCGTTTTCCAAACATTCCAGTGGCGATGACGGCACTGGTTCGAAGAAAGATGCCAAATACCAGTCGTTGTTGGACACCGGCAACGGGGTGATGGGCAGCATACGCGTGCCCAAAGTCTCGATCCACCTGCCGATCTACCACGGCACCTCGGAGGATACGCTCGCATCCGGCGTGGGGCATCTGTACGGCACCAGCCTGCCCGTGGGCGGCAAGTCGACCAACAGCGTGCTCACCGGCCACCGAGGGCTGGCCAACGCAATGCTGTTCACGAGGCTTGACCAGGTGCGCATCGGGGATTCGTTTTACATCACGACGCTGGGCCGGACGATGGGCTACCGCGTCGTCGCCATCAACGTCGTCAACCCCAAAGACACGCACCTCTACAAGGTGGTGCCCGGACAGGATCTGGTCACGTTGATGACCTGCACCCCTTACGGCGTCAACACCCAGCGGCTGGTCATCACCGGCAAGCGGGGCAAGATTCCGCAGCAAGTGCCGGATATCGACGATTGGAAGGATGCGGTGCTGATGGGCGCAATCGTCGCAGCTGTGGTGCTTTTCCTTGGCTTGCTGCTGATATTGAGGCGCAATTACCGTGTCCTGCTGCCCATGCCGCTGCACTACGAAGGCACTCCGGCGTACAAGCCGATTCCTCTCATCCGTGTTCTTGACTCACGTGGGCTTCCACCCTTGGGGGCGCTGCCGGCGCATATGCTGCGAAGCAAATATCGGCGCTACCGGCGTCGGCATTGA
- a CDS encoding class E sortase, with amino-acid sequence MWTALGIFAEILFTVAAVCLLYIIWQMWWTGVQSEHTQYNQRQSVSWSDPSKSAGSSKGINVAKPQDGTPPVQPQKVNAGELVAQIYIPRFGDQWQRNIVEGTDMKALNQHGMGHYTQSQMPGQIGNFAAAGHRNGYGQPLGDVDKLKVGDAIVLRTKDYWYVYSYTSDKIVTPEHVEVIAPNPENPSEQPTQRMITLTTCEPKYSTPTHRWISYGKLKYWAKVSDGVPQELTHTGQNGKVEFINNQKESTFAKLPSLIPVIIALLVIYAVLFIAAMIAWRWPLRRDIKAGKAAKPDLSIYGGLARLQPGIKGIRIILVLLLLAAAALAILQWGCPWAASNIPILHQMSNYVAVTS; translated from the coding sequence CTGTGGACAGCGCTGGGAATCTTCGCGGAAATCCTCTTCACGGTCGCGGCGGTCTGCTTGCTCTACATCATTTGGCAGATGTGGTGGACCGGCGTGCAGTCGGAGCATACGCAATACAATCAGCGCCAATCCGTTTCATGGAGCGATCCGAGCAAATCCGCAGGCTCCTCCAAGGGCATCAACGTCGCCAAACCCCAGGACGGCACCCCTCCGGTCCAGCCGCAAAAGGTCAATGCCGGCGAACTCGTCGCGCAAATCTATATTCCTCGTTTCGGCGACCAATGGCAGCGCAACATCGTCGAGGGCACCGATATGAAGGCGCTCAACCAGCACGGCATGGGGCATTACACGCAGTCCCAAATGCCCGGGCAGATCGGCAATTTCGCCGCGGCTGGGCATCGCAACGGATACGGCCAGCCTTTGGGCGACGTGGACAAGCTGAAGGTCGGCGACGCGATCGTGCTGCGGACCAAGGATTATTGGTACGTCTACAGCTATACCAGCGATAAAATCGTGACGCCGGAACACGTGGAAGTGATCGCGCCGAACCCGGAGAATCCGTCGGAACAGCCGACGCAACGCATGATTACGCTGACGACCTGCGAACCCAAATACTCCACGCCCACCCATCGCTGGATCAGCTACGGAAAGCTCAAATACTGGGCGAAGGTCTCCGACGGCGTGCCGCAGGAGCTCACCCACACGGGGCAGAACGGCAAGGTCGAGTTCATCAACAATCAGAAGGAATCGACGTTTGCCAAGCTTCCCTCGCTGATTCCCGTCATCATCGCGCTGCTCGTCATCTATGCGGTGCTGTTCATCGCCGCTATGATCGCCTGGCGCTGGCCGCTTCGTCGCGACATCAAGGCCGGGAAGGCTGCGAAGCCGGATCTGAGCATCTACGGCGGGCTGGCAAGGCTGCAGCCGGGCATCAAGGGCATACGCATCATCCTGGTGCTGTTGCTGCTGGCGGCGGCGGCGCTCGCCATCCTGCAGTGGGGCTGCCCGTGGGCTGCCAGCAACATTCCGATCTTGCATCAGATGTCGAACTACGTTGCCGTGACCAGCTGA
- the trxB gene encoding thioredoxin-disulfide reductase, producing the protein MTLENMQLNLNNAGITVGNGAQVDAGNNAQHDAQGNAQGNGNARGNAQGDTRSDTQRNVRDVIIVGSGPAGYTAAIYLGRAGYKPLVIAGALTPGGQLVNTTEVENYPGFPDGVMGPDLMDSMQKQAEKFGAEIVFDDVVSVDFGDGSSKAALKSVTCDQGDVYQAPAIVVTTGSNVRKLGVPGEKEYSGKGVSYCATCDGFFFRGKPIVVVGGGDSAFTDAEFLTRFGSSVTLIHRRDEFRAAKIMVDRAKANDKMSFMVNAVVDKVNGEDGSAKSVTVRNVKTGETTEVPAEGVFVAIGNTPATEFLNGALQLDDKGYIEVDGASTRTSLPGVFAAGDVVDSVYRQAVSAAGMGCRAALDAQDYLDSLK; encoded by the coding sequence ATGACTTTAGAGAACATGCAGCTTAACCTTAATAATGCCGGCATCACCGTCGGCAACGGCGCGCAAGTAGACGCCGGGAACAACGCACAGCACGATGCTCAGGGCAATGCCCAGGGAAATGGCAACGCGCGGGGCAACGCGCAAGGCGACACCCGGAGCGATACCCAGCGCAACGTGCGTGACGTCATCATCGTCGGTTCGGGCCCAGCCGGCTACACCGCAGCCATCTATCTCGGCCGCGCGGGCTACAAACCGCTGGTGATCGCCGGGGCTTTGACCCCTGGCGGGCAGCTCGTCAACACCACCGAAGTCGAGAACTACCCGGGCTTCCCTGACGGCGTGATGGGCCCGGATCTTATGGACAGCATGCAGAAGCAGGCCGAAAAGTTCGGCGCCGAAATCGTCTTCGACGACGTGGTGTCCGTCGACTTCGGTGACGGCTCGAGCAAGGCCGCGCTCAAGAGCGTGACCTGCGATCAGGGCGACGTCTATCAGGCCCCGGCCATTGTGGTGACGACCGGCTCCAACGTGCGTAAACTCGGGGTTCCCGGCGAGAAGGAATACTCCGGCAAGGGCGTCTCCTACTGCGCCACCTGCGATGGCTTCTTCTTCCGCGGCAAGCCGATCGTGGTCGTCGGCGGCGGAGACAGCGCCTTCACCGACGCGGAATTCCTGACCCGTTTCGGCTCGTCGGTCACGCTCATTCACCGTCGTGACGAATTCCGTGCCGCGAAGATCATGGTCGACCGCGCCAAGGCCAACGACAAGATGTCGTTCATGGTCAATGCCGTGGTCGACAAGGTCAACGGCGAGGACGGCAGTGCCAAGTCCGTCACCGTGCGCAACGTCAAGACAGGCGAGACCACCGAGGTTCCGGCCGAAGGCGTTTTCGTGGCCATCGGCAACACCCCGGCCACCGAATTCCTGAACGGCGCCCTGCAGCTCGACGACAAGGGCTACATCGAGGTCGACGGGGCTTCCACCCGCACTTCCCTGCCCGGAGTCTTCGCCGCCGGGGACGTGGTTGACAGCGTTTACCGCCAGGCCGTTTCGGCCGCCGGCATGGGCTGCCGTGCCGCCCTTGACGCGCAGGACTATCTGGATAGTCTTAAGTAA
- a CDS encoding isopeptide-forming domain-containing fimbrial protein: protein MNKKVKNAVAILASAATLLAMGAFGVGSANAAESPVGVGDNNGTIVVHNVPAGHTLTAVEIGTYEQASSSAAGSLDNVAVATPSALKSQILTAANTASASHVAPPTLTAVDTGNPMGWVAKYFMDSKESPYKGDLRNFVTALVKGDTSTSPATPALSFDVSATSYDTTEHTATFSGLPVGIYVIKDTLTAGHGDETASIPMLVGTTIGNDYTTLNGADLGKVDMKNQLETFVTSFKKYVSKLNTTDLTDSNRAGKLETAKIGDTVEFTLEGEVPNVVGFDGFTYTMTDKATAGLHYDGNAVVTVDGAPKTSDVTITPASGTNPMTFVFSYDKLKGYTPGKTIKITYTDTLKTLTPAHTWQENTNDATLEYSNDPADSTSTATINANTTKLAMYSVKLNNKKKADGSVMTGGKFKIYEGDTTTGNSLNFTGSAGSYTYDANATTGNTTEVATDNDGNVVVDGLPAGTYTFQQTDAETGYTHSTFKVVIKNNVDGTADASPNTDAADFTNTADAFGLVGKNTIKQNGDDHWQGIIEVDNANAINQLPLTGGAGIAMLVALIMVSGCIAGGTAVLRRRSAMKRN from the coding sequence ATGAATAAGAAAGTAAAGAACGCGGTCGCGATACTCGCATCCGCAGCGACGTTGCTCGCCATGGGCGCGTTCGGTGTCGGCTCCGCGAATGCGGCTGAGAGCCCGGTAGGAGTTGGCGACAACAACGGCACGATCGTCGTGCACAATGTGCCGGCTGGCCACACGCTCACAGCTGTGGAGATTGGTACGTATGAGCAGGCTTCCAGCTCAGCTGCAGGTTCGTTGGACAATGTCGCCGTTGCTACGCCTTCGGCTTTGAAGAGCCAAATCCTCACTGCGGCCAACACTGCAAGCGCTAGCCATGTAGCACCACCTACGCTGACTGCAGTCGATACCGGGAACCCGATGGGCTGGGTCGCGAAGTATTTCATGGATTCTAAGGAAAGCCCGTACAAGGGCGATCTGCGTAACTTCGTCACCGCATTGGTGAAGGGTGATACCTCTACCAGCCCGGCCACCCCAGCTTTGAGCTTTGACGTGAGCGCAACCTCTTATGACACCACTGAACACACCGCCACATTCTCGGGTCTGCCTGTCGGCATTTATGTCATTAAGGATACGCTGACAGCCGGCCATGGTGATGAGACCGCGTCCATCCCGATGCTGGTAGGCACCACCATCGGCAACGACTACACCACGTTGAATGGGGCTGACTTGGGCAAGGTCGACATGAAGAATCAGCTTGAGACCTTCGTGACTAGCTTCAAGAAGTATGTTTCGAAGCTCAACACCACGGATTTGACCGACAGTAACCGCGCCGGTAAGTTGGAAACGGCCAAGATCGGCGACACGGTTGAGTTCACGTTGGAAGGCGAAGTGCCGAACGTAGTTGGCTTTGATGGCTTCACCTACACGATGACTGATAAGGCGACTGCTGGCCTTCATTATGATGGCAATGCAGTGGTCACCGTCGATGGTGCCCCTAAGACCAGTGACGTGACCATTACCCCTGCTTCGGGAACCAATCCGATGACATTCGTTTTCTCGTACGATAAGTTGAAGGGCTACACTCCCGGTAAAACCATTAAAATCACCTACACCGATACGCTTAAGACGCTCACTCCTGCTCACACTTGGCAGGAGAATACCAACGACGCTACCCTCGAGTATTCGAATGATCCGGCGGACAGCACCTCCACAGCCACGATCAATGCCAATACGACGAAGTTGGCCATGTATTCAGTGAAGCTGAACAACAAGAAGAAGGCTGATGGCTCGGTGATGACCGGTGGCAAGTTCAAGATCTATGAGGGTGACACCACCACTGGCAATTCGCTGAACTTCACGGGTTCCGCTGGTTCTTACACTTACGACGCCAATGCCACTACTGGTAATACCACCGAGGTTGCGACCGATAACGACGGCAATGTAGTTGTCGACGGTCTTCCTGCCGGTACGTACACGTTCCAGCAGACTGATGCTGAAACGGGCTACACTCATTCGACCTTCAAGGTAGTCATCAAGAACAACGTTGATGGTACTGCGGATGCTTCGCCGAATACGGACGCTGCTGACTTCACCAACACGGCCGATGCGTTTGGCTTGGTAGGCAAGAACACGATCAAGCAGAATGGTGATGATCACTGGCAGGGCATTATCGAGGTTGACAACGCTAATGCTATCAACCAGCTGCCTCTCACCGGTGGCGCGGGCATCGCGATGCTCGTGGCGCTGATCATGGTCTCCGGCTGCATCGCCGGTGGTACCGCGGTGCTGCGTCGTCGTAGCGCCATGAAGCGTAACTGA
- a CDS encoding DUF881 domain-containing protein, with amino-acid sequence MKETEGRHKAKHSRLGGVAVFLVVALSGFLLMTNLRVNKTSVVSSDTAQLVEQRVSQVNKLQKQVKSLGSQVNTLNKYAGKDSGKTGNSSEDPGAGTMLPAVTGPGISVTLDDSPLWQHMVSDSGTGTATNINDYVIHQQDIESVVNALWRGGAEAMMIQDQRVLYNSAIICKGNILMLQGKQYSPPYTISAIGPSDAMRDALNDSKAIQTYQEYVSAFGLGWKVEDKDNLRFAEAPVLQTLKYATVMKTDNKDGAENERKQQ; translated from the coding sequence ATGAAGGAAACCGAAGGCAGGCACAAAGCGAAGCATTCGCGGCTTGGCGGAGTAGCCGTATTCCTCGTGGTCGCGCTTTCCGGATTTCTTCTGATGACCAACCTTCGTGTCAACAAAACCAGCGTGGTCAGCTCCGACACCGCTCAACTGGTGGAGCAGCGCGTCTCCCAGGTCAACAAATTACAAAAACAGGTGAAGTCGCTGGGCTCGCAAGTCAACACCCTCAACAAATACGCGGGCAAAGACAGCGGGAAAACCGGCAATTCCAGCGAAGACCCCGGGGCAGGTACCATGCTCCCGGCGGTGACCGGGCCGGGCATTTCCGTCACGCTCGACGATTCCCCGCTCTGGCAGCACATGGTCTCGGACTCAGGCACCGGGACGGCCACGAATATCAACGATTACGTCATCCACCAGCAAGACATCGAATCCGTGGTCAACGCGCTGTGGCGGGGCGGGGCCGAGGCGATGATGATTCAGGACCAGCGCGTGCTTTACAATTCGGCGATCATCTGCAAAGGCAACATCCTGATGCTGCAAGGCAAGCAGTATTCGCCGCCGTATACCATTTCCGCCATCGGCCCGAGCGACGCCATGCGCGACGCGCTCAACGATTCCAAGGCGATCCAAACCTATCAGGAATACGTCAGCGCGTTCGGGCTGGGCTGGAAGGTCGAAGACAAAGACAACCTGCGTTTTGCCGAGGCACCGGTGCTGCAGACACTCAAATATGCCACCGTGATGAAAACCGACAACAAAGACGGCGCCGAAAACGAGCGAAAGCAGCAATGA